One segment of Candidatus Binatia bacterium DNA contains the following:
- the yajC gene encoding preprotein translocase subunit YajC has protein sequence MISPAWAQAAHGSPASPLIQFAPLVLIFVVFYFLLIRPQQQKAKEQRTMIANLKRNDEVVTTGGLYGKVVALTDKVLTLEIAPNVRVRVERAQVVSLAKAGGPEDAKEKEKQK, from the coding sequence ATGATAAGTCCGGCCTGGGCACAAGCGGCGCACGGCTCGCCCGCATCGCCGTTGATCCAGTTTGCACCACTGGTCTTGATCTTCGTCGTGTTCTACTTCCTGCTCATCCGTCCCCAGCAGCAGAAGGCCAAGGAACAGCGGACGATGATCGCCAATCTCAAACGCAATGACGAGGTGGTCACGACCGGCGGCTTGTACGGCAAGGTGGTCGCCCTGACCGATAAGGTCCTGACCTTGGAGATCGCGCCCAACGTTCGCGTGCGCGTTGAGCGGGCGCAAGTCGTCTCGCTGGCCAAAGCCGGTGGCCCAGAGGACGCCAAAGAGAAGGAAAAACAGAAGTGA
- the secD gene encoding protein translocase subunit SecD, whose protein sequence is MRNQSLFYRTLLILGLTASAIVYLVPTFVTDLPQFWKDYLPSHRIHLGLDLQGGTHLVMTVDVQKALENSLDHNVEELKRELKEAKIGITAAERKDTSIQVRVNNSERNQFTDLVKERFPNLTIENSSTEDDTANIQLVFSKREEQHLRESALDQSLETIRNRIDQFGVSEPIIQREGSQDILIQLPGIQDPQRAKDLIGRTAVLEFKVLSEVPDPEEYLSGKKPLPPGTEILSGAEADRTGGRSQTPKYLAEAKTLMTGDVISDALVRPATQLEGPYVALELNARGGKQFEDLTGANVGRRLAIILDNKVYSAPVIRERISGGRASITGNFDIKEARDLAIVLRAGALPAPVRVAEERTVGPSLGKDSIRQGITSFVVGGSLVIIFMLVYYKFAGVLADMALIFNILFLMAVLTAMQATLTLPGIAGIVLTIGMAVDANVLINERIREELRLGKTARAAIDAGYKRALPAILDTNTNSFLAGLILFQFGTGAVRGFAITLCIGLVSSVFTAVVCTRVVYDYLLTYRRLQNVSV, encoded by the coding sequence GTGAGAAATCAGAGCCTATTCTATCGCACACTGCTCATTCTGGGTCTCACCGCATCCGCGATCGTGTATCTGGTGCCCACGTTCGTGACCGACCTGCCCCAGTTCTGGAAGGATTACCTGCCGAGCCATCGCATTCATCTCGGGCTGGATTTACAGGGCGGCACGCACCTGGTGATGACGGTGGACGTGCAGAAGGCACTGGAAAACTCCCTCGATCATAACGTCGAGGAGCTCAAGCGTGAGCTCAAAGAGGCGAAGATCGGCATCACGGCCGCCGAACGCAAGGACACCAGCATTCAGGTTCGCGTCAACAACAGCGAACGCAACCAGTTCACCGACCTCGTGAAAGAACGCTTCCCAAACCTGACCATCGAGAACTCCAGCACCGAAGACGACACCGCCAACATCCAGCTGGTCTTTTCCAAACGCGAGGAGCAGCACCTGCGCGAGTCGGCGCTCGATCAATCGCTCGAGACGATCCGTAACCGTATCGACCAATTCGGCGTCAGCGAACCCATCATTCAACGTGAAGGCTCCCAGGACATCTTGATCCAATTACCCGGCATCCAGGATCCGCAACGCGCCAAGGACCTCATCGGGCGCACGGCAGTACTGGAGTTCAAGGTGCTGTCGGAAGTTCCGGACCCTGAGGAGTACCTCTCCGGCAAGAAGCCCTTGCCGCCGGGAACCGAGATCCTCAGCGGAGCGGAGGCAGATCGCACCGGCGGGCGGAGTCAGACGCCCAAGTACCTGGCGGAAGCCAAGACCTTGATGACCGGAGATGTGATTTCCGATGCCTTGGTGCGGCCGGCGACCCAGCTCGAGGGCCCGTACGTCGCCCTCGAACTCAACGCCCGTGGCGGCAAGCAGTTTGAGGATCTCACCGGCGCCAACGTCGGCCGGCGTCTGGCCATCATCCTCGACAACAAGGTTTATTCCGCACCGGTCATTCGTGAACGCATCAGCGGCGGGCGGGCATCGATCACCGGCAACTTCGACATCAAGGAGGCGCGGGACCTGGCGATCGTGCTGCGCGCCGGCGCGCTGCCGGCACCGGTACGCGTGGCCGAGGAGCGCACCGTGGGTCCCTCGCTGGGCAAGGATTCCATCCGGCAGGGAATTACCTCATTCGTCGTCGGTGGCTCATTGGTCATCATCTTCATGCTCGTGTACTACAAATTTGCGGGCGTCTTGGCTGACATGGCATTGATTTTCAACATCCTGTTCTTGATGGCGGTACTCACGGCGATGCAGGCCACGCTGACCCTCCCGGGCATTGCCGGGATCGTGCTCACCATCGGCATGGCGGTGGATGCCAACGTGCTGATCAACGAACGTATCCGTGAAGAGCTGCGCTTGGGCAAGACCGCCCGTGCCGCCATTGACGCCGGCTATAAGCGCGCCCTCCCGGCGATTCTCGACACCAACACCAACAGCTTTTTGGCGGGTCTGATCCTCTTCCAGTTCGGCACAGGCGCGGTGCGGGGTTTTGCCATCACCCTGTGCATCGGTCTCGTCAGCAGTGTGTTCACCGCCGTCGTCTGTACGCGTGTGGTGTACGACTACCTGCTCACCTACCGCCGCCTGCAGAACGTGAGCGTGTGA